GCGATACGGCAGGTGGACGAGTACTTCGCCGGTGAGCGTCAGGTCTTCGAGCTGCCCCTCGACTGGTCGCTGATCTCCGGCTTCAACCGGCAGGTGCTGCGCGAGCTCGCGGCCGGTGTGCCGTTCGGCTCGGTCGTCGGGTACGGGGACCTGGCCCGGCGGGTCGGCCAGCAGGGGGCGGGCCAGGCCGTGGGCGTGGCGATGGGCTCCAACCCGCTGCCGGTGGTCGTGCCCTGCCACCGGGTCGTGGAGAAGGACGGCGGCATCGGCGGCTTCGGCGGCGGTCTCGAGACGAAGCGGAAGCTGCTCGCCCTGGAGGGTGTGCTGCCCGAACCGCTGTTCTGACGGCGGCCACGGCAAGGGTGGCCGGGCGGCTTCCGCAGGAGCAGACTTGGCGGTGCGTACAGCCACTGGCATCCGAACGGAGCCGAAGGGACGGCGATCACGCATGACCGGAAACCGGGCAGTCGCATACCTCAAGCCGGGAGCGGTGGACGTGAGGGCCACCGACTACCCGACGCTCGAACTTCAGGACGGGCCCGGGGTCGCAACCGAGAACATCGGCCGCAAGAGCCGCCACGGTGTGATCCTCAAGGTACTCGCCACCAACATCTGCGGAAGCGACC
The sequence above is a segment of the Streptomyces griseoviridis genome. Coding sequences within it:
- a CDS encoding methylated-DNA--[protein]-cysteine S-methyltransferase; its protein translation is MDSHGRYGQRVVWAVVGTGIGPLLLAATGEGLVSVVFHATDPVRDTALARLAARLGTEPVEDPGSPLLADAIRQVDEYFAGERQVFELPLDWSLISGFNRQVLRELAAGVPFGSVVGYGDLARRVGQQGAGQAVGVAMGSNPLPVVVPCHRVVEKDGGIGGFGGGLETKRKLLALEGVLPEPLF